From the Daphnia magna isolate NIES linkage group LG3, ASM2063170v1.1, whole genome shotgun sequence genome, one window contains:
- the LOC116918664 gene encoding 26S proteasome non-ATPase regulatory subunit 7, protein MPTTENPVKNVVVHPLVLLSVVDHFTRMSKIGNQKRVVGVLLGALRNKGVLDVSNSFAVPFDEDDKDKSVWFLDHDYLENMSTMFKKVNAKEKIVGWYHTGPKLHQNDVAINELIREYCPNSILVIIDAEPRDMGLPTEAYHAVEEVHDDGTPTSKTFEHLASEIGAEEAEEVGVEHLLRDVKDTTVGTLSQRITAQLLGLKGLLKQVRHIHEYLDQVIQGKLPVNHAVVYQLQDIFNLLPDVADQQFVKCVHTKTNDQMLVVYLASLTRSVIALHNLINNKLTNRDAERRKDEKDKEGKEKKEEKKEEKKEEITKDKSEKK, encoded by the exons ATGCCTACGACAGAAAATCCTGTGAAAAATGTAGTCGTACACCCCCTCGTTTTATTGAGTGTTGTCGATCATTTTACACGTATGAGCAAAATCGGCAACCAAAAGCGAGTGGTTGGTGTCCTGCTTGGTGCTCTAAGAAATAAAGGAGTCTTGGACGTTTCAAATAGTTTTGcag TTCCTTTTGATGAAGATGACAAGGACAAGTCTGTGTGGTTTTTGGATCATGACTACTTGGAGAATATGTCTACTATGTTCAAGAAAGTGAATG CTAAGGAAAAGATAGTTGGCTGGTACCACACTGGTCCCAAACTTCATCAGAATGATGTTGCTATCAATGAACTAATTAGGGAATATTGCCCCAATTCCATCCTAGTCATCATTGACGCTGAACCTAGAGATATGGGTCTCCCAACAGAAGCTTACCACGCAGTTGAAGAAGTTCACGAT GATGGTACTCCTACTAGTAAAACGTTCGAGCATTTGGCAAGTGAGATCGGGGCAGAGGAGGCAGAAGAAGTAGGAGTAGAGCATTTGCTTCGGGATGTTAAGGATACGACCGTTGGAACTCTATCGCAGAGGATTACAGCACAGTTATTGGGTTTGAAAGGCCTCCTGAAGCAAGTCCGACACATACACGAATACTTAGACCAG GTAATACAAGGAAAACTGCCAGTGAACCACGCCGTAGTTTATCAGCTACAAGATATCTTCAATTTGTTGCCCGATGTGGCGGATCAGCAGTTTGTAAAGTGCGTACACACTAAAACCAATGATCAAATGTTAGTTGTCTACCTAGCATCGCTCACTCGATCCGTCATCGCCTTGCACAACCTTATCAACAACAAACTTACAAACCG GGATGCCGAACGTCGCAAAGACgagaaagataaagaaggaaaggaaaagaaagaggaaaagaaagaagaaaagaaagaagaaattacaaaagacaaaagtgaaaagaaataa
- the LOC116918660 gene encoding eukaryotic translation initiation factor 3 subunit E, which produces MAEHDLTSKLGNYLDQHLVFPLFEFLAVQGIYKENELLRAKLDLLSKTNMVDFAMDVHKNLYPDQEIPPTLKDKRTVVVEQLKKMQAETEPILAMFMNPEVTRQIQSSRDSRQLLDYLTKNHGLKPEMLDKLYLFAKFQYECGNYSGAAEYLHFHRFLVTPNDKNYLNGLWGKLASEILMQNWDTALEDLNRLKEYIDSNTFNTPLQALQQRTWLIHWSLFIFFNHAKGRDLIVEMLLYQNQYLNAIETMCPHILRYLTTAVIINKQNRRTMLKDLVKVIQQESYAYRDPITEFIEHLYVNFDFDAAQQKLRQCKDVLLNDFFLVAVLDDFIENARLMIFETFCRIHQCISIKMLADKLNMTAEDAERWIVNLIRNARLDAKIDSQQGHVVMATQTVSPYQQLIEKTKMLSVRSQKLAADIEKKLNVRNADASQWGNNDF; this is translated from the exons ATGGCGGAACACGATCTTACGAGTAAACTTGGGAATTATTTAGACCAACATTTGGTTTTCCCCTTGTTTGAATTCTTGGCAGTTCAAGGc ATTTACAAGGAAAATGAGCTACTCCGTGCAAAGTTGGATTTGCTCAGCAAAACAAACATGGTGGATTTTGCCATGGATGTTCATAAAAACTTGTATCCAGACCAGGAAATTCCACCA ACACTGAAGGATAAACGTACAGTAGTTGTTGAGCAGTTGAAAAAGATGCAAGCAGAGACAGAACCAATTTTGGCCATGTTTATGAATCCAGAAGTTACACGGCAAATTCAGTCCTCCAGAGATTCAAGACAGTTGCTGGACTATCTTACCAAAAACCATGGCCTGAAGCCTGAAATGCTTGACAAACTATACCTGTTTGCCAAATTTCAGTATGAATGTGGTAATTATAGTGGTGCTGCTGAATATCTCCACTTTCACCGCTTTTTAGTTACTCCAAATGATAAA aATTATTTGAATGGATTATGGGGCAAGTTGGCCTCTGAAATCCTCATGCAAAACTGGGATACAGCACTAGAAGACTTGAATCGGCTAAAAGAATATATTGATAGTAATACGTTCAATACCCCACTTCAAGCTTTGCAGCAAAGGACTTGGCTGATTCATTGGTCattgttcattttcttcaatCACGCCAAAGGACGAGATCTGATTGTAGAAATGTTACTATACCAAAACCa GTATCTTAATGCTATTGAAACCATGTGTCCTCACATTCTTCGGTACTTGACCACAGCCGTCATtatcaacaaacaaaaccgtCGCACAATGTTGAAGGATTTGGTAAAAGTGATCCAGCAA GAATCGTATGCCTATCGTGACCCGATTACGGAATTTATCGAACATTTGTACGTGAACTTCGATTTTGACGCCGCGCAACAAAAATTGCGTCAATGCAAGGATGTCTTGTTAAACGACTTTTTTTTGGTTGCTGTATTGGATGACTTTATCGAAAATGCCCGACTGATGATTTTTGAAACGTTTTGTCGTATCCACCAGTGCATCAGTATCAA GATGTTGGCAGATAAATTGAACATGACTGCCGAAGATGCAGAGCGCTGGATAGTTAACTTGATTAGGAATGCCCGACTTGATGCAAAAATAGACTCCCAACAAGGACACGTTGTAATGGCCACCCAAACCGTATCGCCGTACCAGCAACTTATTGAGAAGACCAAAATGCTCTCCGTACGTTCCCAGAAATTGGCGGCTGACATTGAGAAAAAACTCAACGTCCGAAATGCAGAT gcttCACAATGGGGGAACAATGACTTCTAA
- the LOC116918661 gene encoding protein-L-isoaspartate O-methyltransferase domain-containing protein 1, whose amino-acid sequence MGGAVSSGENNDALVDNLIRADYMKCPEVERVFRVVDRAFYYTDEDKQTAYKDLAWKNKNLHLSAPCIYSQVMESLELKEGMSFLNLGSGTGYLSTMVGLIIGSRGVNHGLEIHQEVIDYAHEKLQAFIKGNSAIDEYDFCIPQFEQGNCLSLAATDRRYDRIYCGAACPEVYNNYIKQLVDIGGILVMPVNDELLQIRRTDENSWSVNRVLPVSFSSLILPQQEFVEDTVLPPINPYSLQNLCRIRIRSVLRQKVSAEHPDLWHRSRKQPKETKRPVMRRCVVPLFANTDSDSDSQDEIEPAEAAEMSSNDSSEHHSIPPNNEETSMDRRAGVRSAESLSDSEDVGAKTKREKFDSGVSDLLESGSDGSSSSCNQSPAGESSARPSSVSERNSSISGGAMAASTESENVTTMPEEAGRQVRTRGPRPGIRLITHSLRAEERERAALLIFESHMDAEETSGSDGDEGAVSDTNESPDCSRVTPPEDYSYYMKRSLMEIPLPFKLKSFLNYDRAF is encoded by the exons ATGGGTGGAGCAGTAAGCTCAGGAGAAAATAATGATGCCCTTGTGGATAATCTCATCCGTGCTGACTACATGAAGTGTCCCGAGGTTGAACGTGTTTTCAGGGTAGTTGACAGAGCATTCTACTACACAGAtgaagacaaacaaacagcATATAAAGATTTAgcttggaaaaacaaaaatttgcatTTGTCAGCACCATGTATATATTCTCAAGTTATGGAAAGTCTGGAACTCAAAGAAGGAATGAGTTTTCTCAACTTGGGCAGTGGGACAGGATATCTTAGCACGATGGTTGGGTTGATTatag GTTCAAGAGGTGTCAATCATGGGCTGGAAATACACCAGGAAGTTATTGACTACGCTCATGAAAAGCTGCAAGCGTTCATCAAGGGAAATTCTGCGATAGACGAGTATGATTTCTGTATTCCCCAGTTCGAACAAGGCAACTGCTTGTCGTTGGCTGCAACTGATCGGCGATATGATCGTATCTATTGTGGTGCGGCTTGCCCTGAAGTATATAATAATTACATCAAGCAGCTTGTCGATATTGGAGGAATACTAGTCATGCCCGTGAACGATGAACTACTACAAATCCGTCGAACCGATGAAAATTCGTGGTCAGTTAACCGCGTGCTACcagtttctttctcttctctaaTACTCCCACAACAAGAATTCGTCGAAGACACCGTCCTAC CCCCCATAAATCCATATAGCCTTCAGAACCTTTGTCGAATTCGCATACGTTCAGTACTTCGGCAAAAAGTAAGCGCAGAGCATCCTGATTTGTGGCATCGTAGCCGAAAGCAACCAAAGGAAACGAAGAGGCCCGTTATGCGTCGTTGCGTTGTACCTTTGTTTGCAAATACTGACAGCGATAGTGATTCCCAGGATGAAATTGAACCGGCGGAAGCCGCAGAAATGTCGTCGAATGATTCTTCTGAACATCATTCTATACCCCCTAATAATGAAGAAACATCAATGGATCGACGGGCTGGAGTGCGATCAGCTGAGTCGTTAAGCGATTCCGAAGATGTGGGCGCTAAAACGAAGCGGGAAAAATTTGATAGCGGTGTTAGCGATCTCCTAGAGTCTGGTAGTGACGGAAGTTCCTCTTCTTGTAATCAGTCCCCAGCCGGGGAATCATCTGCCAGACCGTCGTCAGTTTCTGAGCGCAACTCCTCAATCAGCGGTGGTGCAATG GCGGCTTCTACGGAGAGCGAAAACGTAACTACGATGCCTGAAGAAGCAGGAAGACAAGTTAGAACTCGAGGTCCTCGACCAGGAATCCGACTTATTACGCATTCTCTCCGTGCAGAAGAGAGAGAACGAGCTGCCTTGCTCATATTTGAAAGCCATATGGATGCCGAGGAAACTTCCGGTTCAGATGGAGATGAAGGAGCAGTTAGCGACACAAACGAGTCACCCGATTGCAGTCGTGTAACTCCACCGGAAGACTATTCCTATTACATGAAGCGTAGTTTGATGGAAATTCCACTTCCTTTCAAGCTAAAATCGTTTTTGAACTACGATCGTGCTTTTTGA
- the LOC116918668 gene encoding neuropeptide F receptor isoform X1: MLRTVSSISVSSTDFCRDSENLSVAPNCSRLTAPLLNLAANMEDYQPLDDSFDDPHNLTAWIMQHMERTEGGLAGQLNHTTIRILVHNLTNLLLKHHSSGGPGGLINFNINPDDEHYWSRVMENRRVGYGASCVLITLYSVLIMAGSLGNCLVIWAVIRQPTMRTLRNTFITNLAVSDLLLCLVTMPLTLLEIITKYWPLGDSVISCKLAGGLQAVSIFVSTMSITAISLDRYQLIVYPTTDYLKRIGAAAGLFSIWALSFLLAAPMFLFRSLDHHSLWPSHYGIGVESVDYCYENWPVAHGRALYSAATIVLQYAAPILIVSVVHAKICRRLRLRQSLMMSMGKDSKKQASEKQRLRRLNSLLVTIAFIFAVCWMPLNVYNLVLDLYNPFQKPEDQETMLIIYAVCHVLGMSSACANPWLYGWYNDNFRNEFRDIVSPLLRCFGRHCPALATSISVSRSSSRQKAVQRPDASVNGMHGGGAGGTGVLNGEDERSQIACTDDDDNLPHLINNIPMTSMQMNQLTCEVEMTYSSCIQSTIQSSDML, encoded by the exons ATTGACCGCACCCCTATTGAACTTGGCTGCCAACATGGAGGATTATCAACCGTTGGACGATTCGTTTGACGATCCGCACAATCTGACGGCCTGGATCATGCAACATATGGAGCGAACGGAAGGCGGTCTTGCCGGCCAATTGAATCACACGACAATCCGAATTTTAGTGCACAATTTGACCAACTTATTGTTGAAACATCACAGTAGCGGTGGCCCAGGTGGTTTAATCAATTTCAATATTAACCCGGACGACGAACACTATTGGTCCCGAGTGATGGAAAACAGGAGGGTAGGATACGGAGCCTCGTGCGTTCTCATCACCCTTTACTCTGTGCTCATTATGGCCGGTTCTCTGGGCAACTGTCTCGTCATTTGGGCCGTCATCCGCCAGCCGACGATGCGGACGCTGCGCAACACGTTCATCACTAATTTAGCCGTGTCTGATTTGTTGTTGTGTCTCGTTACAATGCCTCTAACTTTGCTCGAGATCATCACCAAATATTGGCCCTTGGGCGATTCGGTCATTAGCTGCAAGTTGGCAGGTGGTCTCCAGGCCGTCTCTATCTTTGTGTCCACCATGTCCATCACGGCTATTTCGTTGGACCGTTACCAGTTGATCGTTTATCCAACGACGGATTATCTGAAAAGGATAGGCGCCGCTGCCGGCCTCTTTTCCATTTGGGCGCTGAGTTTCCTCCTAGCGGCGCCCATGTTCCTCTTCCGTTCACTGGACCATCACTCGCTTTGGCCATCGCATTACGGAATAGGTGTCGAATCGGTTGACTACTGCTACGAAAATTGGCCCGTTGCCCACGGTAGAGCTCTCTACTCAGCGGCCACCATTGTCCTACAATACGCAGCGCCCATCCTCATCGTGTCTGTCGTACACGCCAAAATCTGCCGACGTCTACGTTTGCGACAATCTCTCATGATGTCAATGGGAAAAGATTCAAAGAAACAAGCGTCGGAGAAACAg cGACTGAGACGGCTGAATTCTTTGCTCGTTACGATCGCTTTCATCTTCGCGGTTTGTTGGATGCCACTTAACGTTTACAACCTGGTGCTTGACTTGTACAACCCGTTCCAAAAGCCCGAAGATCAAGAGACCATGTTGATTATCTATGCCGTGTGCCACGTCCTGGGCATGTCTTCCGCCTGCGCCAATCCTTGGCTCTACGGCTGGTACAATGACAATTTCCGGAACGAGTTCCGTGATATTGTCAGTCCTTTACTGCGTTGTTTTGGGCGCCATTGTCCCGCATTGGCCACCTCCATTTCCGTTTCCAGGTCGTCGTCCAGGCAAAAGGCTGTGCAGCGTCCCGACGCCAGCGTTAATGGCATGCATGGCGGTGGGGCAGGAGGAACAGGCGTCCTTAACGGAGAAGACGAACGTTCGCAGATTGCGTGCACGGACGACGACGACAATTTGCCTCATCTGATCAACAACATCCCAATGACGTCGATGCAAATGAACCAATTGACCTGCGAAGTTGAAATGACGTACTCGTCTTGCATCCAATCTACCATCCAATCCAGTGACATGCTCTGA
- the LOC116918668 gene encoding neuropeptide F receptor isoform X2, protein MEDYQPLDDSFDDPHNLTAWIMQHMERTEGGLAGQLNHTTIRILVHNLTNLLLKHHSSGGPGGLINFNINPDDEHYWSRVMENRRVGYGASCVLITLYSVLIMAGSLGNCLVIWAVIRQPTMRTLRNTFITNLAVSDLLLCLVTMPLTLLEIITKYWPLGDSVISCKLAGGLQAVSIFVSTMSITAISLDRYQLIVYPTTDYLKRIGAAAGLFSIWALSFLLAAPMFLFRSLDHHSLWPSHYGIGVESVDYCYENWPVAHGRALYSAATIVLQYAAPILIVSVVHAKICRRLRLRQSLMMSMGKDSKKQASEKQRLRRLNSLLVTIAFIFAVCWMPLNVYNLVLDLYNPFQKPEDQETMLIIYAVCHVLGMSSACANPWLYGWYNDNFRNEFRDIVSPLLRCFGRHCPALATSISVSRSSSRQKAVQRPDASVNGMHGGGAGGTGVLNGEDERSQIACTDDDDNLPHLINNIPMTSMQMNQLTCEVEMTYSSCIQSTIQSSDML, encoded by the exons ATGGAGGATTATCAACCGTTGGACGATTCGTTTGACGATCCGCACAATCTGACGGCCTGGATCATGCAACATATGGAGCGAACGGAAGGCGGTCTTGCCGGCCAATTGAATCACACGACAATCCGAATTTTAGTGCACAATTTGACCAACTTATTGTTGAAACATCACAGTAGCGGTGGCCCAGGTGGTTTAATCAATTTCAATATTAACCCGGACGACGAACACTATTGGTCCCGAGTGATGGAAAACAGGAGGGTAGGATACGGAGCCTCGTGCGTTCTCATCACCCTTTACTCTGTGCTCATTATGGCCGGTTCTCTGGGCAACTGTCTCGTCATTTGGGCCGTCATCCGCCAGCCGACGATGCGGACGCTGCGCAACACGTTCATCACTAATTTAGCCGTGTCTGATTTGTTGTTGTGTCTCGTTACAATGCCTCTAACTTTGCTCGAGATCATCACCAAATATTGGCCCTTGGGCGATTCGGTCATTAGCTGCAAGTTGGCAGGTGGTCTCCAGGCCGTCTCTATCTTTGTGTCCACCATGTCCATCACGGCTATTTCGTTGGACCGTTACCAGTTGATCGTTTATCCAACGACGGATTATCTGAAAAGGATAGGCGCCGCTGCCGGCCTCTTTTCCATTTGGGCGCTGAGTTTCCTCCTAGCGGCGCCCATGTTCCTCTTCCGTTCACTGGACCATCACTCGCTTTGGCCATCGCATTACGGAATAGGTGTCGAATCGGTTGACTACTGCTACGAAAATTGGCCCGTTGCCCACGGTAGAGCTCTCTACTCAGCGGCCACCATTGTCCTACAATACGCAGCGCCCATCCTCATCGTGTCTGTCGTACACGCCAAAATCTGCCGACGTCTACGTTTGCGACAATCTCTCATGATGTCAATGGGAAAAGATTCAAAGAAACAAGCGTCGGAGAAACAg cGACTGAGACGGCTGAATTCTTTGCTCGTTACGATCGCTTTCATCTTCGCGGTTTGTTGGATGCCACTTAACGTTTACAACCTGGTGCTTGACTTGTACAACCCGTTCCAAAAGCCCGAAGATCAAGAGACCATGTTGATTATCTATGCCGTGTGCCACGTCCTGGGCATGTCTTCCGCCTGCGCCAATCCTTGGCTCTACGGCTGGTACAATGACAATTTCCGGAACGAGTTCCGTGATATTGTCAGTCCTTTACTGCGTTGTTTTGGGCGCCATTGTCCCGCATTGGCCACCTCCATTTCCGTTTCCAGGTCGTCGTCCAGGCAAAAGGCTGTGCAGCGTCCCGACGCCAGCGTTAATGGCATGCATGGCGGTGGGGCAGGAGGAACAGGCGTCCTTAACGGAGAAGACGAACGTTCGCAGATTGCGTGCACGGACGACGACGACAATTTGCCTCATCTGATCAACAACATCCCAATGACGTCGATGCAAATGAACCAATTGACCTGCGAAGTTGAAATGACGTACTCGTCTTGCATCCAATCTACCATCCAATCCAGTGACATGCTCTGA